Proteins co-encoded in one Malus domestica chromosome 09, GDT2T_hap1 genomic window:
- the LOC114823693 gene encoding pre-mRNA-processing-splicing factor 8A, producing the protein MWNNGQIAPPGTGGSSIPPPPAAQPSYTVLPSPAEAEAKLEEKARKWQQLNSKRYSDKRKFGFVESQKEDMPPEHVRKIIRDHGDMSSKKFRHDKRVYLGALKFVPHAVYKLLENMPMPWEQVRDVKVLYHITGAITFVNEIPWVVEPIYLAQWGTMWIMMRREKRDRRHFKRMRFPPFDDEEPPLDYADNLLDVDPLEPIQLELDEEEDSAVYTWFYDHKPLVKTKLINGPSYRKWHLSLPIMATLHRLAGQLLSDLIDRNYFYLFDMESFFTAKALNMCIPGGPKFEPLYRDMEKGDEDWNEFNDINKLIIRSPLRTEYRIAFPHLYNNRPRKVKLCVYHTPMVMYIKAEDPDLPAFYYDPLIHPIPSTNKERREKKTSDEEEDDIFMLPDAVEPFLKDTQLYTDTTAAGISLLFAPRPFNMRSGRTRRAEDIPLVSEWYKEHCPPSYPVKVRVSYQKLLKCFVLNELHHRPPKAQKKKHLFRSLQATKFFQTTELDWAEAGLQVCKQGYNMLNLLIHRKNLNYLHLDYNFNLKPVKTLTTKERKKSRFGNAFHLCREILRLTKLVVDANIQFRLGNVDAFQLADGLQYTFSHVGQLTGMYRYKYRLMRQIRMCKDLKHLIYYRFNTGPVGKGPGCGFWAPMWRVWLFFLRGIVPLLERWLGNLLARQFEGRHSKGVAKTVTKQRVESHFDLELRAAVMHDVLDAMPEGIKQNKARTILQHLSEAWRCWKANIPWKVPGLPVPIENMILRYVKSKADWWTNVAHYNRERIRRGATVDKTVCRKNLGRLTRLWLKAEQERQHNYLKDGPYVTPEEAVAIYTTTVHWLESRKFTPIPFPPLSYKHDTKLLILALERLKESYSVAVRLNQLQREELGLIEQAYDNPHEALSRIKRHLLTQRAFKEVGIEFMDLYSYLIPVYEIEPLEKITDAYLDQYLWYEGDKRHLFPNWIKPADSEPPPLLVYKWCQGINNLQSIWDTSEGQCVVMLQTKFEKFFEKIDLTMLNRLLRLVLDHNIADYVTAKNNVVLSYKDMSHTNSYGLIRGLQFASFVVQYYGLVLDLLLLGLTRASEIAGPPQMPNEFITYWDTKVETRHPIRLYSRYIDRVHILFRFTHEEARDLIQRYLTEHPDPNNENMVGYNNKKCWPRDARMRLMKHDVNLGRSVFWDMKNRLPRSITTLEWENSFVSVYSKDNPNFLFSMSGFEVRILPKIRMSQEAFSNTRDGVWNLQNEQTKERTAVAFLRVDDEHMKVFENRVRQILMSSGSTTFTKIVNKWNTALIGLMTYFREATVHTQELLDLLVKCENKIQTRIKIGLNSKMPSRFPPVIFYTPKEIGGLGMLSMGHILIPQSDLRYSQQTDVGVTHFRSGMSHEEDQLIPNLYRYIQPWESEFIDSQRVWAEYALKRQEAQAQNRRLTLEDLEDSWDRGIPRINTLFQKDRHTLAYDKGWRVRTDFKQYQVLKQNPFWWTHQRHDGKLWNLNNYRTDVIQALGGVEGILEHTLFKGTYFPTWEGLFWEKASGFEESMKYKKLTNAQRSGLNQIPNRRFTLWWSPTINRANVYVGFQVQLDLTGIFMHGKIPTLKISLIQIFRAHLWQKIHESVVMDLCQVLDQELDALEIETVQKETIHPRKSYKMNSSCADILLFAAHRWPMSKPSLVAEPKDVFDQKVSNKYWIDVQLRWGDYDSHDIERYTRAKFMDYTTDNMSIYPSPTGVMIGLDLAYNLHSAFGNWFPGSKPLLQQAMNKIMKSNPALYVLRERIRKGLQLYSSEPTEPYLSSQNYGEIFSNQIIWFVDDTNVYRVTIHKTFEGNLTTKPINGAIFIFNPRTGQLFLKVIHTSVWAGQKRLGQLAKWKTAEEVAALVRSLPVEEQPKQIIVTRKGMLDPLEVHLLDFPNIVIKGSELQLPFQACLKIEKFGDLILKATEPQMVLFNIYDDWLKSISSYTAFSRLILILRALHVNNEKAKMLLKPDKTVVTEPHHIWPSLSDDQWMKVEVALRDLILSDYAKKNNVNTSALTQSEIRDIILGAEITPPSQQRQQIAEIEKQAKEASQLTAVTTRTTNVHGDELIVTTTSPYEQSAFGSKTDWRVRAISATNLYLRVNHIYVNSEDIKETGYTYIMPKNILKKFICIADLRTQIAGYLYGISPPDNPQVKEIRCIAMPPQWGTHQQVHLPSALPDHDFLNDLEPLGWMHTQPNELPQLSPQDLTSHAKILENTKQWDGEKCIILTCSFTPGSCSLTAYKLTPSGYEWGRVNKDTGSNPHGYLPTHYEKVQMLLSDRFLGFYMIPDTGPWNYNFMGVKHTPSMKYGIKLGTPREYYHEDHRPTHYLEFSNLEEGDTVEGDRDDTFT; encoded by the exons ATGTGGAACAACGGCCAGATTGCGCCGCCTGGCACCGGCGGTTCGTCGATTCCGCCACCGCCGGCGGCTCAGCCATCTTACACGGTATTGCCTTCTCCAGCTGAGGCCGAGGCCAAGCTTGAGGAGAAGGCCCGGAAATGGCAGCAACTAAATTCCAAGCGGTATAGCGATAAGCGCAAGTTCGGGTTCGTCGAGTCGCAGAAGGAGGATATGCCTCCTGAACATGTCAGGAAGATCATTAG AGACCATGGGGACATGTCCTCAAAGAAATTTCGTCATGATAAACGAGTGTATCTCGGAGCACTTAAGTTTGTCCCCCATGCAGTTTACAAGCTCCTCGAGAATATGCCAATGCCATGGGAGCAG GTCCGGGATGTGAAGGTTTTGTACCATATAACTGGGGCAATTACATTTGTAAATGAAATACCATGGGTTGTTGAACCCATCTATTTGGCTCAG TGGGGTACGATGTGGATTATGATGAGAAGGGAGAAGAGGGATCGTCGGCATTTCAAAAGAATGCGGTTTCCACCATTTGATGACGAGGAACCTCCATTAGACTATGCTGATAATCTGTTAGATGTTGATCCTCTAGAGCCAATTCAATTGGAGttggatgaagaagaagattctGCTGTGTATACATGGTTTTATGACCATAAACCTCTTGTCAAAACAAAGCTCATAAACGGTCCAAGTTATAGGAAGTGGCATCTGTCACTTCCGATCATGGCAACTCTTCATCGACTAGCAGGACAGCTGCTTTCTGATCTTATTGACCGCAATTATTTCTACCTGTTCGACATGGAGTCTTTTTTTACAGCCAAAGCACTCAACATGTGCATTCCag GTGGACCTAAATTTGAACCATTGTATCGGGATATGGAGAAAGGGGATGAGGACTGGAATGAGTTTAATGACATCAACAAACTCATTATTCGGTCACCTCTTAGAACAGAGTACAGAATTGCATTCCCTCATCTCTACAACAATAGACCAAGGAAGGTCAAGCTCTGTGTTTATCACACACCCATGGTGATGTACATAAAGGCCGAGGATCCTGATCTACCTGCGTTTTATTATGATCCATTGATACACCCAATACCCAGCACTAACAAGGAGCGGCGTGAGAAGAAAACTTCTGATGAGGAGGAAGATGATATCTTTATGTTGCCGGATGCTGTGGAACCTTTTCTGAAAGATACTCAGCTTTATACTGACACAACAGCTGCCGGAATCTCCCTTTTGTTTGCCCCGCGCCCTTTTAACATGAGATCTGGTCGgacccgtcgtgcagaagataTACCCCTTGTGTCCGAGTGGTATAAGGAACATTGTCCTCCTTCATATCCAGTTAAAGTTCGAGTCAGCTATCAGAAGTTGCTGAAATGTTTTGTATTGAACGAGCTGCATCACAGACCACCCAAAGCTCAAAAGAAGAAACATTTGTTTCGATCTCTCCAAGCTACCAAGTTTTTCCAAACTACAGAACTTGATTGGGCTGAAGCCGGTCTTCAAGTCTGTAAGCAGGGTTATAACATGCTGAATCTCTTGATCCACAGGAAAAATTTGAATTACCTTCACCTTGATTACAATTTTAATCTGAAGCCTGTGAAGACCTTGACAACAAAGGAGCGTAAGAAATCTAGGTTTGGTAATGCTTTTCATCTGTGCCGTGAAATCTTGCGGTTGACAAAGCTTGTAGTTGATGCCAATATCCAGTTCCGTTTGGGTAATGTTGATGCCTTTCAATTGGCTGATGGCTTACAATATACATTTTCTCATGTTGGTCAGTTGACTGGAATGTACCGTTACAAGTACAGGTTGATGAGGCAGATTAGAATGTGCAAAGATTTGAAGCACTTGATTTACTACCGGTTCAATACTGGGCCAGTGGGAAAAGGACCAGGATGTGGGTTCTGGGCACCAATGTGGAGGGTGTGGTTGTTTTTCCTTCGTGGCATAGTTCCTCTTCTGGAACGGTGGCTGGGGAATTTACTAGCACGTCAATTTGAGGGGCGCCATTCAAAAGGAGTGGCAAAGACTGTTACTAAGCAGCGTGTTGAAAGCCATTTTGACTTGGAGCTTCGAGCTGCTGTGATGCATGATGTTCTTGATGCCATGCCTGAGGGTATCAAGCAAAATAAGGCCAGAACTATCTTGCAACATCTCAGTGAGGCATGGCGTTGCTGGAAAGCAAACATTCCTTGGAAGGTTCCTGGTTTGCCAGTTCCCATTGAAAATATGATTCTTCGTTATGTCAAATCAAAGGCAGACTGGTGGACAAATGTTGCTCATTATAATCGTGAACGTATAAGAAGAGGTGCTACTGTTGATAAGACAGTTTGTCGAAAGAATCTTGGAAGATTAACTCGTCTCTGGCTAAAGGCGGAGCAGGAACGACAGCATAATTATTTGAAAGATGGTCCGTATGTTACACCAGAAGAGGCAGTTGCAATTTACACGACAACCGTGCACTGGTTGGAGTCAAGGAAGTTTACACCCATTCCGTTCCCTCCATTGTCGTACAAGCATGATACCAAGCTTCTGATCCTTGCTCTGGAGAGGTTGAAGGAGTCTTATAGTGTGGCTGTAAGATTGAACCAGCTTCAAAGAGAAGAGCTGGGTCTCATTGAACAAGCCTATGATAATCCTCATGAGGCATTGTCACGAATTAAGCGTCACTTGCTCACTCAGCGTGCATTCAAAGAAGTTGGCATAGAGTTCATGGACTTGTATAGCTATCTGATTCCAGTTTATGAGATAGAACCTCTTGAGAAGATTACAGATGCATATCTTGATCAATATTTATGGTATGAGGGTGACAAACGTCATCTCTTTCCCAACTGGATCAAGCCTGCAGATTCAGAGCCACCTCCACTCTTGGTTTATAAGTGGTGTCAGGGAATCAATAATTTGCAGAGCATATGGGATACAAGTGAGGGGCAATGTGTGGTGATGCTTCAAACAAAGTTTGAGAAGTTCTTTGAGAAGATCGACTTGACAATGCTAAATAGGCTCCTGCGGCTTGTTCTTGACCATAATATTGCTGATTATGTCACTGCAAAGAACAATGTGGTGTTGTCCTACAAAGATATGAGTCATACAAATTCGTATGGTCTCATACGTGGTCTTCAGTTTGCATCTTTTGTAGTACAATATTATGGGCTTGTGTTGGATCTGTTACTTCTTGGGCTGACTCGGGCCAGTGAGATTGCCGGTCCACCCCAGATGCCAAATGAGTTCATCACTTATTGGGATACAAAGGTTGAGACTCGGCATCCTATCAGGCTGTATTCTAGATACATAGACAGGGTGCATATCTTGTTCCGCTTCACCCATGAGGAGGCTCGGGACCTTATTCAGCGATATCTTACTGAGCATCCAGACCCCAATAATGAAAATATGGTTGGATATAATAATAAGAAATGCTGGCCAAGAGATGCTAGAATGAGGCTTATGAAACATGATGTCAATCTTGGGAGGAGTGTTTTTTGGGATATGAAGAACCGTCTCCCTCGAAGCATCACAACTTTGGAGTGGGAGAACAGCTTTGTGTCTGTTTACAGCAAGGATAAtccaaattttcttttcagtatgTCTGGATTTGAAGTTCGGATACTTCCGAAGATAAGAATGAGTCAAGAAGCATTTAGTAACACGAGGGATGGGGTTTGGAATTTGCAGAATGAGCAGACAAAGGAGAGGACTGCTGTTGCTTTCTTACGTGTTGATGATGAACACATGAAGGTGTTTGAGAATCGTGTGAGGCAGATTCTTATGTCTTCAGGGTCTACAACGTTTACAAAAATCGTTAACAAATGGAATACAGCGCTTATTGGTCTAATGACTTACTTCCGTGAAGCAACTGTTCATACACAAGAACTGTTGGATTTGCTCGTCAAATGTGAAAACAAAATTCAGACCCGTATTAAGATTGGGTTGAATTCAAAGATGCCTAGCAGGTTTCCACCTGTCATATTTTACACACCAAAAGAAATTGGAGGACTTGGCATGTTATCTATGGGTCACATATTGATTCCACAAAGTGACCTCCGTTACAGTCAGCAGACAGATGTTGGTGTGACTCATTTTAGGAGTGGAATGAGTCATGAAGAGGACCAGCTAATCCCAAATCTTTACCGTTACATACAGCCATGGGAGAGTGAATTTATAGATTCTCAACGTGTTTGGGCAGAATATGCACTGAAAAGGCAGGAAGCTCAGGCACAAAATAGGCGTCTGACTCTTGAAGATTTGGAA GATTCATGGGATAGGGGAATACCACGCATAAATACTTTGTTCCAGAAGGACCGGCATACTTTAGCATATGACAAAGGATGGAGAGTTCGCACAGATTTTAAGCAGTACCAGGTGTTGAAACAAAATCCTTTCTGGTGGACACACCAGAGGCATGATGGAAAGTTATGGAACTTAAACAACTACCGAACTGATGTGATTCAAGCCCTTGGAGGTGTTGAAGGAATCCTTGAGCATACATTATTCAAAGGAACATA CTTTCCTACATGGGAGGGGCTCTTCTGGGAGAAGGCATCTGGTTTTGAGGAGTCGATGAAGTATAAAAAGTTGACCAATGCACAGAGATCTGGGCTCAATCAAATCCCTAATCGtagatttactctttggtggtCACCTACCATAAATCGGGCCAACGTATATGTCGGTTTCCAAGTGCAGCTAGATTTAACTGGAATATTTATGCACGGGAAGATTCCAACCTTGAAGATATCACTGATTCAGATATTCCGTGCTCACTTGTGGCAGAAGATTCATGAAAGTGTTGTCATGGATCTCTGTCAGGTTTTGGATCAAGAGTTGGATGCTTTGGAAATTGAAACTGTGCAGAAAGAAACGATACATCCCAGGAAGAGTTACAAAATGAACAGCTCTTGTGCTGACATTCTTCTGTTTGCTGCCCATCGATGGCCAATGTCAAAACCTAGTCTTGTAGCTGAGCCCAAGGATGTCTTTGACCAGAAAGTGAGCAATAAGTACTGGATAGATGTACAACTGCGTTGGGGAGATTATGATTCTCACGATATTGAGCGTTACACCCGAGCTAAGTTTATGGACTATACCACTGACAACATGTCCATCTATCCTTCTCCCACAG GGGTGATGATTGGTCTTGATTTGGCCTATAATTTGCATTCTGCATTTGGTAACTGGTTTCCTGGTTCAAAACCCCTGCTTCAACAGGCAATGAACAAGATCATGAAA TCAAATCCAGCCTTATATGTCCTGAGGGAGCGAATAAGGAAAGGATTGCAGCTATATTCTTCTGAGCCTACAGAGCCATATTTATCATCCCAAAACTATGGGGAGATCTTCAGCAATCAAATTATTTGGTTTGTTGATGACACCAATGTGTATCGTGTTACAATCCATAAGACATTTGAAGGAAATCTCACTACAAAACCAATCAATGGTGCTATCTTCATATTCAATCCAAGGACAGGGCAGCTATTCCTGAAG GTTATCCACACGAGTGTCTGGGCAGGACAGAAGCGTCTTGGTCAGTTGGCAAAGTGGAAAACTGCAGAAGAAGTTGCTGCACTTGTGCGTTCTTTGCCAGTGGAAGAACAACCAAAGCAAATTATTGTGACTCGTAAGGGAATGTTGGATCCCTTAGAGGTTCATTTGCTCGATTTCCCCAACATAGTCATAAAAGGAAGTGAGCTGCAGCTTCCTTTCCAAGCTTGTTTGAAGATTGAGAAATTTGGTGATCTGATATTGAAGGCTACTGAACCGCAGATGGttcttttcaatatttatgATGATTGGTTGAAGAGTATTTCATCATACACTGCATTTTCTCGGCTAATTTTGATTCTTCGTGCTCTTCATGTGAACAATGAGAAGGCAAAGATGTTATTGAAGCCTGATAAAACAGTCGTTACTGAGCCACATCACATCtggccttctctttctgatgaTCAATGGATGAAG GTTGAGGTTGCTCTTAGGGATCTCATATTGTCAGACTACGCAAAAAAGAACAATGTGAATACATCAGCCCTAACACAATCTGAGATCCGTGACATTATACTTGGAGCTGAGATCACCCCACCTTCGCAACAGAGGCAGCAAATTGCAGAAATAGAAAAACAG GCCAAAGAAGCCAGCCAGCTGACAGCAGTCACAACAAGGACTACAAATGTGCATGGTGATGAACTCATTGTCACCACTACGAGTCCCTATGAGCAAAGTGCATTTGGCTCCAAAACTGATTGGCGTGTGAGAGCAATATCAGCTACAAATCTATATCTCCGtgtcaatcatatatatgtgaattcaGAAGATATTAAG GAAACGGGTTACACCTATATTATGCCAAAGAACATTTTGAAAAAGTTCATCTGCATTGCGGATCTGAGGACGCAAATAGCTGGTTACTTGTATGGCATAAGCCCACCCGATAACCCTCAGGTCAAGGAAATCCGCTGCATTGCAATGCCTCCACAATGGGGGACCCACCAGCAAGTTCATCTTCCATCCGCTCTTCCTGATCATGATTTCCTCAACGATTTGGAGCCTCTGGGATGGATGCATACACAGCCGAATGAGCTTCCTCAGCTTTCTCCTCAG GATCTCACTTCTCATGCTAAGATTTTAGAGAACACTAAGCAATGGGACGGGGAGAAATGCATCATTTTAACCTGCAGTTTCACTCCAGGTTCCTGCTCTTTAACTGCATACAAGCTTACTCCATCTGGTTATGAATGGGGACGTGTCAATAAAGACACAGGAAGCAATCCTCACGGATACCTTCCCACTCATTACGAGAAGGTGCAGATGCTTCTCAGTGACCGCTTCCTTGGTTTCTATATG ATTCCGGACACTGGTCCATGGAACTACAACTTCATGGGGGTGAAGCATACGCCGAGCATGAAGTATGGCATCAAGCTTGGAACACCCAGGGAGTACTATCATGAGGACCACCGGCCGACCCATTACCTTGAGTTCAGCAATCTTGAGGAGGGTGATACAGTGGAAGGAGATCGCGATGATACTTTCACATAA